The DNA sequence GCCGCTCCTCGGCGGCCGGGGCCGGGCTCTCCTCGGCGGCCGCCGCGCGCCGGTTCCGCCACATCCCCCAGGCCGCCCGCATCATCCCGATCGCCAGCCAGGTCAGATACCCGGCCCCCGCGTACTTCACGATCCCGAACAACACGGCGTTCGTCTGCAGCAGGGAGGCGACTCCGGCGGCGGACAGGGTCATCAACACGGTGTCCCCGCACCAGACACCGGCCGCGGCGGTGTACCCGGGACGGACGCCCCGGCGCGCGGCGACGGACAGCACGTACAGCGAGTTGGGACCGGGCAGCAGGACGATCAGGATCAGGCCCGCGAGGTAGGTGGGGAGGTCGATGACACCGAACATGGAAAGGAGTGTGGCACGGGGGTACGACAATCCGATCCCGGATTTCAGCGGGCGAGACGGCGCGGATCAGAAGGTGTCGCTGGGGACGTACGTCCCCCAGACCTCCCGCAGCGCGTTGCACACCTCCCCCACCGTCGCCCGGGCCCGCAGCGCGTCCTTCATCGGGTACAGGACGTTGTCCTCCCCCGCGGCGGCCTTCCTCAGCGCGGCCAGGGCCGAGTCCACCGCGCCCCGGTCGCGCCCGGCGCGCAGCTTCGCGAGGCGCTCCGCCTGCCGGGC is a window from the Streptomyces sp. NBC_00299 genome containing:
- the leuE gene encoding leucine efflux protein LeuE is translated as MFGVIDLPTYLAGLILIVLLPGPNSLYVLSVAARRGVRPGYTAAAGVWCGDTVLMTLSAAGVASLLQTNAVLFGIVKYAGAGYLTWLAIGMMRAAWGMWRNRRAAAAEESPAPAAEERPFRRAFVVSLLNPKAILFFVAFFVQFVDPAYAYPALSFVVLGVFAQLASFLYLSALIFGGTKLAAAFRRRKRLSAGATSAAGALFLGFAVKLSLAGS